DNA sequence from the Streptomyces canus genome:
GCGGGTCTTCGTCCGCGCCGACCTCAACGTGCCGTTGTCCGGCACCACCATCACCGACGACGGCCGTATCCGAGCCGTTCTGCCGACCGTGAAGGCCCTCGCCGACGCGGGCGCCCGCGTGGTCGTCGCCTCGCACCTGGGCCGCCCCAAGGGCGCTCCGGACCCGGCCTTCTCCCTCGCCCCGGCGGCCGCCCGCCTCGGTGAACTCCTGGACGCTCCCGTGGAGTTCGCGACCGACACGGTGGGCGAGTCGGCCACCGCCACGGTCGCGGGCCTCGCCGACGGCCAGGTCGCGGTCGTCGAGAACCTCCGCTTCAACGCCGGCGAGACCTCCAAGGACGACGCCGAGCGCGGCGCCTTCGCTGACCAGCTCGCCGCCCTCGCCGATGTCTACGTCGGCGACGGCTTCGGCGCGGTCCACCGCAAGCACGCCTCGGTGTTCGACCTCCCGGCCCGGCTGCCGCACTACGCAGGCCACCTCATCGCCACCGAGGTCGGCGTCCTCAAGAAGCTCACCGACGACGTCCAGCGCCCCTACGTGGTCGTGCTCGGCGGCGCCAAGGTCTCCGACAAGCTCGCCGTCATCGACGAGCTGCTCGGCAAGGCCGACCGCATCCTCATCGGCGGGGGCATGGCCTTCACCTTCCTCAAGGCCAAGGGCCACGAGGTCGGCGCGTCCCTCCTCCAGGAGGACCAGATCCCGGCCGTTCTGGAGTACATCGAGCGCGCCGAGAAGACCGGCGTCGAGCTGGTCCTGCCGGTCGACGCGGTGGTCGCCCCCGCGTTCCCGGACCTGAAGACCAAGGCCCCGGCCGACTCCACCACCGTCGCCGCCGACGCCATCCCCGCCGACCGGATGGGCCTGGACATCGGCCCGGCGTCCGGCAAGCTGTACGCCTCGAAGATCACCGACGCCGCCACCGTCTTCTGGAACGGCCCCATGGGCGTCTTCGAACACCCCGAATTCGCCGAGGGCACCAAGGCGGTCGCCCAGGCTCTCCTCGACTCCC
Encoded proteins:
- a CDS encoding phosphoglycerate kinase → MKTIDELLAEGVAGKRVFVRADLNVPLSGTTITDDGRIRAVLPTVKALADAGARVVVASHLGRPKGAPDPAFSLAPAAARLGELLDAPVEFATDTVGESATATVAGLADGQVAVVENLRFNAGETSKDDAERGAFADQLAALADVYVGDGFGAVHRKHASVFDLPARLPHYAGHLIATEVGVLKKLTDDVQRPYVVVLGGAKVSDKLAVIDELLGKADRILIGGGMAFTFLKAKGHEVGASLLQEDQIPAVLEYIERAEKTGVELVLPVDAVVAPAFPDLKTKAPADSTTVAADAIPADRMGLDIGPASGKLYASKITDAATVFWNGPMGVFEHPEFAEGTKAVAQALLDSPAFTVVGGGDSAAAVRTLGFDENAFGHISTGGGASLEYLEGKTLPGLAALED